The following coding sequences are from one Cercospora beticola chromosome 4, complete sequence window:
- a CDS encoding uncharacterized protein (MEROPS:MER0030934), with protein sequence MKSGWIPVAAVALFTSVQAYSCAPNATTANATYQGLYKDQVETFLGIRYGQDTGGANRFKPPRPFVPSGVIEAKGPGPACPQLLGLNAVPPYLGNVTETSEDCLRLNVYRPNGTTHHDRLPVMLYIHGGSFKVGFKDDPISQPGGMILQSVAHGHPVISVQINYRLGIFGFAQSDALKQECSENAGLRDHRLALEWVQSNIAAFGGDPDNVLIHGQSSGGLAIGMQMMAYGASKPSVFHKAIGQSQILEGGITANFTRDAMKAVADYTKCNTTELDSDATLQCLRNLTTADLLDAQNATSTLMNLGDIWLPVVDGDFLPAAPSELIATGRFYNVTTMIGWCEDDTTFYTPATITNASATRDFFKDYLPGFTDANLDKLLDLYPQSDFQAEYFSNGTLELNAEIRRAGRILRDILMTCQPVYFGEALAKAGNDVYFYDQNQTIITPLLETNFSLYGYGVPHTSELAYSFGNLSHYDIYDFPFHPSPEDYALVPRESRSWTSFAALGQPSIDNTTLQGWHKANFEDENYGIYIIGGPEEGYGGVNGSHAAREALKKQKLKERCGFLISPEIVRQQEY encoded by the exons ATGAAGTCAGGGTGGATTCCCGTGGCCGCCGTGGCACTCTTCACATCTGTGCAAGCATACTCCTGTGCGCCTAATGCAACTACGGCGAACGCAACGTACCAAGGCCTGTACAAGGATCAAGTGGAGACTTTCTTGGGTATCCGTTATGGACAAGACACGGGCGGAGCGAACAGGTTCAAGCCACCGAGACCATTTGTACCCTCAGGAGTAATCGAAGCGAAAGGTCCAGGCCCTGCTTGCCCTCAGCTACTAGGACTGAACGCCGTCCCGCCGTATTTGGGAAACGTAACAGAGACCTCGGAGGACTGTCTGCGATTGAATGTATATCGACCAAATGGAACGACTCATCATGATAGACTGCCGGTAATGCTGTACATACATGGAG GAAGCTTCAAGGTTGGCTTCAAGGACGACCCCATCTCTCAGCCTGGAGGCATGATCTTACAGTCCGTCGCCCATGGTCATCCAGTTATTTCAGTGCAGATTAACTACCGACTGGGCATCTTTGGGTTCGCCCAGTCGGATGCATTGAAGCAAGAGTGCTCCGAGAACGCAGGACTGCGCGATCATCGACTAGCTCTTGAATGGGTTCAGAGCAATATCGCGGCATTTGGCGGAGACCCAGATAATGTCCTCATTCATGGACAGAGCTCTGGTGGCCTGGCAATTGGTATGCAGATGATGGCTTATGGCGCGAGCAAGCCATCAGTCTTTCACAAAGCCATTGGGCAGAGTCAGATCCTGGAAGGCGGCATTACCGCCAACTTCACCCGTGATGCGATGAAGGCGGTCGCGGATTATACCAAGTGCAACACCACCGAGCTGGACTCCGATGCAACTCTGCAGTGTTTGAGAAATCTCACCACAGCCGACCTTTTGGACGCCCAAAACGCCACATCGACTCTCATGAACTTGGGAGACATCTGGCTGCCTGTAGTGGATGGCGACTTCTTACCAGCAGCTCCGTCAGAGCTCATCGCCACGGGACGATTCTACAACGTAACCACCATGATTGGATGGTGTGAAGATGACACAACATTTTACACACCGGCAACGATCACCAATGCCTCAGCAACCCGCGACTTCTTCAAAGACTATCTACCCGGATTCACCGACGCGAACTTGGACAAGCTCCTCGACCTATATCCACAATCCGACTTTCAGGCAGAGTACTTCTCAAATGGCACCCTCGAACTAAACGCAGAAATCCGACGCGCAGGCAGGATCCTACGCGACATCCTCATGACCTGCCAACCCGTCTACTTCGGAGAAGCCTTAGCGAAAGCCGGAAACGACGTTTACTTCTACGATCAAAACCAAACAATCATCACGCCGTTACTTGAAACCAACTTCTCCTTATACGGATACGGTGTTCCTCACACCAGTGAGCTAGCATACTCCTTCGGCAATCTCTCGCATTACGACATCTACGACTTTCCCTTCCACCCCAGTCCTGAGGATTACGCGTTAGTTCCCAGAGAGAGCCGATCGTGGACTTCATTTGCTGCATTGGGTCAGCCTTCGATCGATAACACCACTTTGCAAGGCTGGCATAAGGCGAATTTCGAGGATGAGAATTATGGAATCTACATTATTGGTGGACCGGAAGAAGGGTATGGTGGTGTCAATGGTAGTCATGCCGCACGAGAAGcgttgaagaagcagaaattgAAGGAAAGATGTGGATTTTTGATTTCTCCGGAGATTGTTAGACAGCAGGAGTACTAA
- a CDS encoding 60S ribosomal protein eL34 → MGSNRLTFRRRVSYNTKSNKTRIIRTPGGELRYLHIKKRGTAPKCGDCGIKLAGVPALRPREYAQISHPKKTVQRAYGGSRCANCVKDRVTRAFLIEEQKIVKKVMKEAEKKQARR, encoded by the exons ATGGGCTCCAACAGACTCACCTTC CGCCGCCGGGTGTCTTACAACACCAAAAGCAACAAGACCCGCATCATCAGAACTCCTGGTGGCGAGCTCCGCTACTTGCACATCAAGAAGCGAGGAACTGCACCCAAGTGTGGTGACTGTGGCATCAAGCTTGCAGGT GTCCCAGCGCTCCGTCCACGCGAATACGCCCAAATCTCCCACCCAAAGAAGACCGTCCAGCGCGCATACGGTGGCTCGCGCTGCGCCAACTGCGTGAAGGACCGCGTCACTCGCGCTTTCTTGATCGAGGAGCAAAAGATTGTCAAGAAGGTCATGAaggaggctgagaagaagcaggccCGCCGATAG
- a CDS encoding uncharacterized protein (CAZy:GH76): MNTHLASALTALSKALDAGTADASDAPHVENELNTYFGQATAFYFGEDAFAVRQEAFDDMLWVVLAWLQHLRFMQTHSRLHYQFQPWHGVQFKAAFAHRAHIFYDLASRGWDESLCGGGMVWNPTLEPYKNAITNQLWIAASVGMYLHFPGDDNSSPFQSDDVRANDLEHAKPHDAHFLTAAVQGYRWLKHSNMTNTQGLYVDGFHISGIERNETQCDSRNEMVYTYNQGVILSGLRGLWESTGNTTYLQDGHELVRNVIKATGWRVDRDLVSSETSEWAGLGRAGILEDFCDAKRDCSQDAQTFKGIYLHHLGQFCEPLPREPLYPGKTFAANNELAALHRTSCQDYAPWIAHNARAALETRNCEGLFGGWWGASRGNYIPAALPASAVDYRNNASELLHRPWSTSTGGQQIAGAPHVQDQIPMAPLMNRSAGKCITTEAVEGREGDWNDRGRGRTVETQGGGVALLTTLLDLVYAA; the protein is encoded by the exons ATGAACACGCACCTCGCGTCTGCCTTGACTGCGCTAAGCAAGGCGCTCGATGCAGGTACCGCTGACGCCAGCGATGCACCGCATGTAGAGAACGAGCTCAACACCTACTTTGGCCAGGCCACCGCCTTCTACTTCGGTGAGGACGCCTTCGCCGTCAGGCAAGAGGCCTTTGATGACATGCTGTGGGTGGTGCTCGCGTGGCTGCAGCACCTTCGCTTCATGCAAACCCACTCTCGCTTGCATTACCAGTTCCAGCCCTGGCACGGCGTGCAGTTCAAAGCCGCCTTCGCCCATCGCGCTCACATCTTCTACGACTTGGCGAGTCGTGGTTGGGACGAGAGCCTGTGTGGTGGCGGCATGGTATGGAATCCTACTCTGGAGCCGTACAAGAATGCCATCACCAATCAGCTGTGGATTGCAGCCTCGGTAGGCATGTATTTGCACTTTCCCG GAGACGACAACTCATCTCCGTTCCAGAGCGACGACGTTCGCGCCAACGACCTCGAACATGCCAAGCCACATGATGCCCATTTCCTCACTGCGGCAGTGCAGGGGTACCGCTGGCTGAAGCACAGCAACATGACTAACACGCAGGGTCTCTATGTAGACGGGTTCCACATTTCGGGGATCGAGCGGAACGAAACACAATGCGACTCCAGGAATGAAATGGTTTACACATATAATCAAGGGGTAATCCTTTCTGGCCTGCGTGGACTATGGGAAAGTACTGGCAACACCACCTACTTGCAAGACGGACACGAACTTGTGCGGAATGTCATCAAGGCGACCGGATGGCGGGTCGATCGAGACCTTGTCTCGTCAGAGACCTCTGAGTGGGCCGGTCTGGGTCGAGCGGGGATCCTGGAAGACTTCTGTGATGCCAAGCGCGATTGTTCTCAGGATGCCCAAACCTTCAAGGGCATCTACCTACACCATCTCGGGCAGTTCTGCGAGCCCTTGCCAAGAGAGCCACTCTATCCGGGCAAAACCTTTGCTGCTAACAATGAGCTTGCTGCGCTTCACCGTACCAGCTGTCAAGACTATGCCCCTTGGATCGCACACAATGCTCGCGCCGCACTCGAAACGCGAAATTGTGAAGGACTATTCGGCGGGTGGTGGGGTGCCTCACGGGGTAACTATATACCCGCTGCACTTCCCGCAAGTGCGGTGGACTATCGCAACAATGCTTCAGAGCTCCTACACCGACCTTGGTCGACTTCAACAGGCGGCCAACAGATTGCAGGAGCTCCGCATGTGCAAGACCAAATCCCCATGGCACCCCTCATGAATCGCAGTGCAGGTAAATGTATCACCACGGAGGCCGTTGAGGGTCGCGAGGGCGACTGGAATGATCGCGGACGCGGCCGAACAGTGGAGACCCAAGGTGGTGGCGTTGCTCTGCTCACCACCCTGTTGGACCTCGTCTACGCCGCTTGA
- the PRPF8 gene encoding Pre-mRNA-processing-splicing factor 8 (BUSCO:EOG092600NM): MAGIPPPPGWAPPPPPGAPPGLSANGIPPPPPGFAPPKDPHAEKLQQKKQKWLRQQRQRFAEKRRGGFVETQKADMPPEHLRKIVKDIGDVSQKKFSADKRSYLGALKFMPHAVLKLLENMPMPWESSRDVKVLYHVNGCLTLVNEIPRVIEPVFHAQWATMWVVMRREKSDRRHFKRMRFPPFDDEEPPLSWSENIEDVEPLEPIQMELDENEDEPVFEWFYDHRPLSDTSHVNGPSYKEWNLSLPQMATLHRLSDPLLSDINDKNYFHLFDMPAFATAKALNVAIPGGPRFEPLYKDIDPNDEDFGEFNAIDRIIFRAPIRTEYRVAFPYLYNSLPRSVKLGVYSYPQTVYVKTEDPNLPPFYFDPVINPISSRQVMPKNLTISHEDEIFGQGNNEEPDEEDGGFVMPEGVEPFLEDEDLYNDDTAAAIALWWAPYPFDRRSGKMVRAQDVPLVKQWYLEHVPAGQPVKVRVSYQKLLKTYVLNELHKKPPKAQNKQLLGRNLKRTKFFQQTTIDWVEAGLQVCRQGFNMLNLLIHRKNLTYLHLDYNFNLKPIKTLTTKERKKSRFGNAFHLMREILRLTKLIVDAQVQYRLGNIDAFQLADGILYAFNHVGQLTGMYRYKYKLMHQIRSCKDLKHLIYYRFNSGPVGKGPGCGFWAPAWRVWLFFLRGIIPLLERWLGNLLSRQFEGRHSKGVAKTVTKQRVESHFDLELRASVMADLMDMMPEGIKQSKVNTVLQHLSEAWRCWKSNIPWKVPGLPKPIEDVILRYVKSKADWWVSVAHYNRERIRRGATVDKTVAKKNLGRLTRLWLKAEQERQHNYLKDGPYVSTEEGVAIFTTAVHWLESRKFQPIPFPSVSYKHDTKILILALERLREAYSVKGRLNQSQREELALIEQAYDSPGTTLARIKRFLLTQRSFKEVGIDMNDNYSSINPVYDIEPIEKITDAYLDQYLWYQADQRRLFPAWIKPSDSEVPPLLTYKWAQGINNLSNVWSVDEGECNVMLETRLDKVYEKIDITLLNRLLRLIMDHNLADYISSKNNVQLNYKDMNHTNSYGMIRGLQFSAFVFQYYGLIIDLLLLGLQRASEMAGPPNAPNDFLQFRDRATESRHPIRLYTRYIDKIWIFFRFTADESRDLIQRFLTEQPDPNFENVIGYKNKKCWPRDSRMRLMRHDVNLGRAVFWDMKNRLPRSITTIEWDDTFASVYSRDNPNLLFAMNGFEVRILPKIRNQNDEFPTKDSVWALVDNATKERTAHAFLQVTAEDIAKFNNRIRQILMSSGSTTFTKIANKWNTTLIALFTYYREAAVSTVELLDTIVKCETKIQTRVKIGLNSKMPSRFPPAVFYTPKELGGLGMISGSHILIPASDKRWSKQTDSGVSHFRAGMSHDEETLIPNIFRYIIPWEAEFIDSQRVWTEYSQKRLEANQQNRRLTLEDLEDSWDRGLPRINTLFQKDRSTLSFDKGFRARTEFKIYQHMKSNPFWWTSQRHDGKLWNLNAYRTDVIQALGGVETILEHTLFKATAFPSWEGLFWEKASGFEESMKYKKLTNAQRSGLNQIPNRRFTLWWSPTINRANVYVGFQVQLDLTGIFLHGKIPTLKISLIQIFRAHLWQKIHESVVMDLCQVFDQELEALGIETVQKETIHPRKSYKMNSSCADILLFASHKWSVSQPSLLYDTKDNMGLTTTNKFWIDVQLRYGDYDSHDIERYVRAKYLDYTTDSMSIYPSATGLMIGIDLAYNLYSAYGQYFPGLKQLVQQAMAKIMKANPALYVLRERIRKGLQLYASESNQEFLNSQNYSELFSNQIQLFIDDTNVYRVTIHKTFEGNLTTKPINGAIFIFNPRTGQLFLKIIHTSVWAGQKRLGQLAKWKTAEEVAALIRSLPVEEQPKQLIVTRKGLLDPLEVHLLDFPNISIRASELQLPFQAAMKVEKLGDMILRATEPQMVLFNLYDEWLKSISSYTAFSRLVLILRALHVNQDKTKLLLRPDKTVITQEHHIWPSLSDDDWVKVEVQLRDLILNDYGKKNNVNTSSLTNSEIRDIILGMEISAPSMQRQQAAEIEQQQQDQAQLTAVTTKTQNVAGEEMIVTTTSAYEQQSFASKTEWRTRAIATSNLRTRANNIYISSEDIRDDEHHFTYVMPKNILKRFIAVADLRVQVAGYLYGVSPPDNKQVKEIKTIVMVPQVGSTRDIQLPRNLPENEMLQGLEPLGVIHTSAGNETNYMTAQDVTQHAKLMAAHPSWDRKTVTMTVNFTPGSVSLSAWSLTPQGYQWGAENKDLSSDQPAGFSTAFGEKSQLLLSDKIRGYFLVPEDERWNWSFLGSGFGDREKGRVFVQVGIPRRFYDDVHRPIHFQNFAELEDVWVDRSDNLA, from the exons ATGGCTGGCATCCCTCCACCGCCGGGATGGgcacctccaccgcctccaGGAGCGCCGCCGGGACTCTCAGCGAACGGTATTCCCCCTCCGCCACCTGGGTTTGCGCCGCCCAAGGACCCTCATgcggagaagctgcagcagaagaagcagaaatggCTACGACAACAGAGGCAGCGTTTTGCAGAGAAGCGACGGGGTGGCTTTGTGGAAACACAGAAAGCGGACATGCCTCCAGAGCACTTGCGAAAGATCGTCAAAGACATTGGAGATGTGTCGCAAAAGAAATTCAGCGCAGACAAGAGAAGTTATCTTGGAGCGCTGAAGTTCATGCCACATGCTGTTCTGAAGCTGTTGGAAAATATGCCTATGCCATGGGAGAGCAGTCGGGATGTAAAGGTCCTGTACCACGTCAATGGATGTTTGACATTAGTCAACGAGATTCCGAGAGTCATCGAGCCAGTGTTTCACGCTCAGTGGGCGACGATGTGGGTGGTCATGCGACGAGAAAAGAGCGATCGACGGCATTTCAAGCGTATGCGATTCCCGCCttttgacgacgaggaaccACCGCTTTCTTGGAGCGAGAACATCGAGGACGTCGAGCCTTTGGAGCCAATACAAAtggagctggacgagaaCGAGGACGAACCTGTGTTCGAGTGGTTCTACGATCATCGCCCGCTTTCTGACACTAGCCATGTCAATGGACCGAGTTACAAAGAGTGGAACCTGTCATTACCGCAGATGGCCACGCTGCATCGATTGAGTGACCCGCTGCTGTCGGACATCAACGACAAGAATTATTTCCACCTCTTCGATATGCCAGCATTTGCGACCGCAAAGGCGCTGAATGTGGCGATTCCTGGAGGACCACGATTCGAACCTCTTTACAAGGATATCGACCCGAACGACGAAGACTTTGGCGAATTCAACGCGATCGATCGAATCATCTTCCGTGCTCCCATCCGAACTGAGTACCGTGTCGCCTTCCCATATCTGTACAACAGCTTGCCTAGATCTGTCAAGCTCGGGGTCTACAGCTACCCGCAGACAGTTTACGTCAAGACCGAGGACCCAAATCTACCGCCTTTCTACTTCGACCCAGTCATAAATCCTATTTCTTCAAGGCAAGTGATGCCGAAGAACCTGACAATCAGCCACGAAGACGAGATCTTTGGGCAAGGGAACAACGAAGAGccggacgaggaagacggcGGCTTTGTCATGCCAGAAGGTGTCGAACCATTcctcgaggatgaagatctgTACAACGACGATACTGCGGCAGCTATCGCGTTGTGGTGGGCGCCATATCCATTCGACAGGCGGTCAGGCAAGATGGTGCGAGCTCAAGATGTGCCGCTGGTCAAGCAGTGGTATCTGGAGCACGTTCCAGCTGGTCAGCCTGTCAAGGTCAGAGTGTCCTATCAGAAGTTGCTGAAGACATATGTCCTGAACGAGCTGCACAAGAAACCACCCAAGGCGCAGAACAAGCAATTGCTTGGGCGCAACCTGAAGAGAACGAAATTCTTCCAGCAGACCACCATCGACTGGGTAGAGGCCGGTCTTCAGGTCTGCCGACAAGGTTTCAACATGCTGAACTTGCTCATCCACCGCAAGAACTTGACCTATCTCCACCTGGACTACAACTTCAACCTGAAGCCTATCAAGACTTTGACAACGAAAGAGCGAAAGAAATCGCGTTTCGGAAATGCTTTCCACTTGATGCGTGAGATCCTTCGATTGACGAAGCTTATCGTTGATGCTCAAGTGCAATACCGTCTTGGCAACATCGACGCCTTCCAGCTGGCAGATGGCATACTCTACGCCTTCAACCACGTCGGCCAACTCACTGGTATGTatcgatataagtataagctTATGCACCAGATTCGATCGTGCAAGGACTTGAAACACTTGATCTACTATCGATTCAACAGTGGACCAGTTGGCAAGGGGCCTGGCTGCGGTTTCTGGGCTCCTGCGTGGAGAGTGTGGCTGTTCTTCTTGCGTGGTATCATCCCTCTACTGGAGCGATGGCTCGGCAACTTGCTTAGCAGACAGTTCGAGGGTCGTCACTCGAAAGGTGTGGCAAAGACAGTCACCAAGCAACGTGTTGAGTCGCACTTCGATCTCGAACTCCGCGCATCTGTCATGGCCGACTTGATGGACATGATGCCGGAAGGTATCAAGCAGAGTAAGGTCAACACAGTTTTGCAGCACTTGTCGGAGGCATGGAGATGCTGGAAGTCAAATATTCCTTGGAAGGTGCCCGGTCTGCCTAAGCCGATTGAAGATGTCATTCTGCGATACGTCAAGTCAAAGGCGGACTGGTGGGTATCCGTCGCACACTACAACCGTGAGCGCATCCGACGTGGTGCAACCGTGGACAAGACCGTGGCTAAGAAGAATCTTGGTCGTCTCACTCGTCTGTGGTTGAAGGCTGAGCAGGAACGTCAGCACAACTATCTCAAAGACGGTCCCTATGTCAGCACCGAAGAGGGTGTCGCCATTTTCACGACTGCGGTGCACTGGCTGGAGAGCAGGAAATTCCAGCCTATTCCATTCCCATCGGTCAGCTACAAGCATGACACCAAGATTTTGATTCTGGCTCTCGAGCGTCTACGAGAAGCCTACTCGGTCAAGGGTAGACTGAACCAGAGTCAGCGCGAGGAGCTTGCACTCATCGAGCAAGCATATGACAGCCCTGGCACGACTTTGGCGCGCATTAAGCGCTTCCTGCTGACGCAGCGCTCATTCAAGGAAGTTGGTATTGACATGAACGACAATTACAGCTCGATCAACCCAGTCTACGATATCGAACCCATCGAGAAGATCACAGATGCCTATCTTGATCAGTACCTCTGGTACCAAGCAGATCAGCGACGCTTGTTCCCAGCGTGGATCAAGCCCTCTGACTCTGAAGTGCCCCCACTCCTCACCTATAAATGGGCGCAGGGCATTAACAATTTGTCGAACGTCTGGAGTGTCGACGAAGGCGAGTGCAACGTCATGCTCGAAACGAGGCTGGACAAAGTGTATGAGAAGATCGACATCACGCTTCTCAACAGACTGCTGCGACTGATTATGGACCACAACTTGGCTGactatatctcctccaaGAACAACGTTCAGCTGAACTATAAGGACATGAATCACACCAACAGCTATGGTATGATTCGAGGACTTCAGTTCAGCGCCTTTGTCTTCCAGTATTACGGCTTGATCATCGATCTGTTGTTGCTTGGCTTGCAGCGTGCATCGGAAATGGCTGGTCCACCAAATGCGCCGAACGACTTTCTCCAATTCCGGGACAGAGCCACGGAGAGTCGTCACCCCATCCGACTCTACACACGCTACATTGACAAGATCTGGATCTTCTTCCGCTTCACCGCTGACGAGTCGCGTGATCTGATACAACGCTTCCTCACCGAGCAACCAGATCCAAACTTCGAGAATGTCATTGGatacaagaacaagaagtgCTGGCCTAGGGACTCACGTATGCGCTTGATGCGACACGATGTCAACTTGGGACGTGCTGTTTTCTGGGATATGAAGAACCGCTTGCCACGTTCTATCACCACTATCGAGTGGGACGACACGTTCGCCAGTGTGTACAGCAGGGACAACCCGAATTTGTTGTTCGCCATGAACGGCTTCGAGGTCCGCATTCTGCCAAAGATTCGCAACCAGAACGACGAGTTCCCAACCAAAGACTCCGTCTGGGCGCTTGTTGACAATGCTACCAAGGAACGCACCGCCCATGCCTTCCTTCAGGTCACTGCCGAGGATATCGCCAAGTTCAACAACAGGATTCGTCAGATCTTGATGAGCTCTGGCAGCACGACTTTCACCAAGATCGCCAACAAGTGGAACACGACCCTCATTGCACTGTTCACGTACTATCGTGAAGCCGCAGTGAGCACGGTTGAGCTGCTTGACACAATTGTGAAGTGCGAGACCAAGATTCAAACTCGTGTCAAGATTGGTCTCAATTCCAAAATGCCCTCGCGTTTCCCACCAGCCGTCTTCTACACTCCCAAGGAATTGGGTGGTCTTGGTATGATCTCTGGTTCACACATTCTCATCCCAGCCTCGGACAAGCGCTGGTCCAAGCAGACCGATAGTGGTGTCAGCCATTTCCGCGCAGGCATGAGCCACGATGAAGAGACCCTCATCCCCAACATCTTCCGTTACATTATCCCATGGGAGGCCGAATTCATCGACTCGCAACGCGTATGGACCGAATATTCGCAGAAGAGACTTGAAGCTAACCAACAGAACCGACGTCTGACATTGGAGGACCTGGAAGACTCCTGGGATCGTGGTCTGCCCCGTATCAACACACTTTTCCAAAAAGACCGAAGTACTTTGTCATTTGACAAGGGTTTCAGAGCCCGGACGGAGTTCAAGATCTATCAACACATGAAGAGCAATCCCTTCTGGTGGACTAGCCAGAGGCATGACGGAAAACTTTGGAATCTCAATGCCTACCGGACGGATGTCATCCAAGCGCTGGGAGGTGTTGAGACCATTCTGGAACACACG TTATTCAAAGCTACAGCTTTTCCAAGTTGGGAGGGCTTGTTCTGG GAGAAAGCCTCCGGGTTCGAGGAATCGATGAAGTACAAGAAGCTCACGAACGCTCAACGATCCGGTCTCAACCAGATTCCAAACCGTCGTTTCACGCTCTGGTGGTCGCCTACCATCAATCGTGCCAATGTCTACGTCGGTTTCCAAGTCCAATTGGATCTCACGGGTATCTTCTTGCACGGAAAGATTCCAACACTCAAGATCTCGCTCATCCAGATCTTCCGGGCCCACTTGTGGCAGAAGATCCACGAGTCCGTTGTCATGGACCTGTGCCAAGTCTTCGACCAGGAACTCGAGGCTTTGGGCATCGAGACTGTGCAGAAGGAGACTATCCATCCGCGAAAGTCCTACAAGATGAACTCTTCCTGCGCTGATATCCTCCTCTTTGCGTCTCACAAGTGGAGTGTCAGCCAGCCGAGCTTGTTGTACGACACCAAGGACAACATGGGCCTAACGACTACGAACAAGTTCTGGATCGATGTGCAGCTCAGATATGGAGACTACGATTCACACGATATCGAGAGATACGTCCGTGCCAAGTATCTGGACTACACGACTGATAGCATGTCGATTTACCCATCGGCTACCGGCTTGATGATCGGCATTGATCTGGCATACAATTTGTACTCTGCTTACGGGCAGTACTTCCCTGGTCTCAAGCAGCTGGTACAACAAGCCATGGCCAAGATCATGAAGGCCAATCCAGCGCTGTACGTGCTCCGCGAGCGTATTCGAAAGGGTTTGCAGCTGTACGCATCTGAGAGTAACCAGGAGTTCCTCAACTCTCAGAACTACTCAGAGCTGTTCAGCAACCAGATCCAGctcttcatcgacgacaCCAATGTCTACCGTGTTACGATCCACAAGACGTTTGAAGGCAACTTGACAACCAAGCCGATCAACGGTGctatcttcatcttcaatcCTCGAACTGGTCAACTGTTCTTGAAGATCATTCACACCAGTGTCTGGGCTGGTCAGAAGCGCCTTGGTCAGCTCGCCAAGTGGAAGACGGCCGAAGAAGTGGCTGCACTTATTCGATCTTTGCCAGTGGAAGAACAGCCCAAGCAGCTCATTGTCACGCGAAAGGGTCTCCTCGACCCCCTCGAAGTGCACTTGCTCGATTTCCCGAATATCAGCATTCGTGCATCAGAGCTTCAACTTCCTTTCCAGGCTGCCATGAAGGTCGAGAAGCTAGGAGACATGATTCTGCGTGCCACTGAGCCGCAGATGGTGCTGTTCAATCTCTACGATGAATGGCTGAAGAGCATCTCTTCGTATACCGCGTTCTCCCGTCTGGTCCTGATATTGCGTGCACTGCACGTCAACCAGGATAAGacaaagctgctgctgcgacccGACAAGACTGTCATCACGCAGGAACACCACATCTGGCCCTCGCTTTCCGACGATGACTGGGTCAAGGTCGAAGTGCAATTGCGTGACCTCATCTTGAATGACTACGGCAAGAAGAATAACGTCAACACCTCTTCGCTCACCAATAGCGAAATTCGAGACATCATCCTTGGTATGGAAATTTCCGCACCAAGTATGCAACGTCAACAGGCCGCAgagatcgagcagcagcaacaggatCAAGCTCAACTCACCGCTGTCACTACCAAGACGCAGAACGTGGCTGGCGAGGAGATGATTGTTACTACAACGTCGGCATACGAGCAGCAGTCCTTTGCATCCAAGACCGAGTGGCGGACGCGAGCCATCGCCACATCGAACCTGCGGACACGTGCCAACAACATCTACATTTCCTCTGAAGACATTCGCGACGATGAACACCACTTCACCTACGTCATGCCAAAGAACATCCTGAAGCGCTTCATTGCCGTTGCAGATCTTCGTGTGCAGGTCGCTGGCTACCTTTACGGTGTCTCTCCGCCAGACAACAAGCAAGTCAAGGAAATCAAGACGATCGTAATGGTTCCTCAAGTTGGCTCAACGCGCGACATCCAGCTCCCACGCAACCTGCCGGAAAACGAGATGCTGCAAGGTCTCGAGCCACTGGGTGTCATCCACACCTCGGCAGGCAACGAGACCAACTACATGACGGCACAGGATGTCACTCAACACGCCAAATTGATGGCGGCTCACCCATCATGGGATCGCAAGACTGTGACCATGACTGTGAACTTCACACCTGGCTCGGTCTCTCTTTCTGCATGGTCTCTGACGCCTCAAGGCTACCAGTGGGGCGCAGAGAACAAGGACCTGTCATCCGACCAGCCTGCCGGATTCTCTACTGCTTTCGGCGAGAAATCTCAACTTCTTCTGTCGGACAAGATCCGAGGATATTTCTTGGTGCCGGAGGATGAGAGATGGAATTGGTCTTTCTTGGGATCTGGCTTTGGTGATCGCGAGAAGGGCCGCGTGTTTGTGCAAGTCGGCATCCCGCGACGATTTTACGATGATGTGCATCGACCCATCCATTTCCAGAATTTCGCTGAGCTGGAGGATGTTTGGGTCGACAGGAGCGATAATCTGGCATAA